The Rhodococcus antarcticus DNA segment TGGTGGCGGCGCGGCCGGGGCTGCGCGCGGTCACCCCGGACGGTGACCTGCTGGGCGAGGGCTGGGCGGCCGGTGGCTCCGACCGGGCCCCGTCGACCCTGGAGGTGCAGGCCTCGGTCAACGAGGCCGTGGCCGCCCTCGCCTCGGCCGAGCAGCGGGCCCACGGCCTCGACGCCGCGCTGCGGTCCGCGCGCGAGGAGGAGACGGCGCGGGCCGGTGCGGCCGGGCGGGCGCTGGCGGCGCTCAACGCCTCCGACGCCGCGCTGGCGGCCGTGGCCGAGCAGCTCGGTGGCCTGGGCCAGGCCGTGCGCTCGGCCTCCGCGGAGGTGGCGCGGCTCAGCGCCCAGCGTGCCGAGCTGGAGGAGCGCCGGGACACCGACGTGGCCGCGCTGGAGGACCTCGTCGACCGCCTCGGGCGGGTGCAGGCGGAACCCGGTGAGCACGAGCCCAGCACGGACGCCCGCGACGCCGCGGCCACCGAGCTCACCGCGGCCCGCGCCGTGGAGGTGGAGGCCCGCCTGGAGCAGCGCACCGCCGAGGAGCGCGCCGGGGCCCAGCGGGGGCGCGCGGAGGGCCTGCGGCGGGCCGCGGCCACCGAGCGGGAGGCCCGGGCCCGCGCCGAGGTCGCGCAGCGCGCCCGTGCGCACGCCGCGGCGGTGGCGGCTGCCGTCGTCACCGGGGGCGAGCGCACCCAGGCCCGCCTGCAGGAGGTGCTGGTCCTGGCCACGGCGGAGCGTGACGCGGTGGCCGCCCGGCGCGCGGCCGCCGACGCCGGGCTCGCCGGGGCCCGCGCGCAGGTCCAGGGGCTGCGCCAGCAGGTGGCCACCCTCACCGACACGGTGCACCGCGACGAGGTGGCCCGCACCCAGGCCGCCGTGCGCACCGAGCAGCTCGAGCAGAGCATCGGCGAGCGGCTCGGGATCTCCCTGGACGAGCTGGTGTCCGAGTTCGGCCCGGACGTGCCGCTGCCGCCCAGCGCTGTCGAGGTGGACGAGTACGAGACCGCCCGCGAGCGCGGCGAGCAGGTCACCGCACCGGCTCCGCTGCCCTTCGAGCGGGCCGCGCAGCAGCGCCGCGCAGCGGCCGCGGAGAAGGACCTCGCCCTGCTCGGGCGGGTGAACCCGCTGGCCCTGGAGGAGTTCGCCGCGCTGGAGGAGCGCCACACGTTCCTGGCCACCCAGCTGCAGGACGTCAAGGACACCCGGCGCGACCTGCTCGGCGTGGTCGCCGACGTGGACGCCCGCATCCTGGAGGTCTTCACCGCCGCCTACACCGACGTGGCCCGCGAGTTCGGGGCCGTGTTCGAGACCTTGTTCCCCGGGGGTGAGGGCCGCCTGGTGCTCACCGACCCCGACGACATGCTCACCACCGGGATCGAGGTCGAGGCACGTCCGCCGGGCAAGAAGGTCAAGCGCCTCTCGCTGCTCTCCGGGGGCGAGAAGTCCCTCACCGCAGTGGCCATGCTCGTGGCGATCTTCCGGGCGCGTCCGTCGCCGTTCTACGTGATGGACGAGGTGGAGGCTGCGCTGGACGACACCAACCTGCAGCGTCTGATCACCCTGTTCACCCAGCTGCGGGAGAAGAGCCAGCTCATCGTCATCACCCACCAAAAGGCGACGATGGAGGTGGCCGACGCCCTCTACGGGGTGAGCATGCGGGGCGACGGCATCACCACGGTCATCTCCCAGCGCCTGCGTGGCCAGGACCTCGGAACCCCGCCCGTGGTCGTGGACGTGGGACCGGACCGGCCCTAGCCGTCCTGGCCGGTCACACCGCGCAGGAGTCGCCCTCGCACCCGGGCGCCGCGCCGCCGGCCGGTGTCACCAGGGTCAGCGGGCTGCGCTCGGACCACGCCTGCTCCAGCGCCTGCAGGACGGTGTCGGCCGGCTGCGCCCCGGAGATCCCGTACTTGCCCTCGATGACGAAGAACGGCACCCCGCTGATGCCGTACGCGTGGGCCTGGTCCTCGTCGGCCCGGACGTCGGCCGCGAACTCGTCGGAGCCGAGGACGGCCTCCACCCGCTCCTGCGGGAGCCCGACCTCGAGCGCCAGGCTGCGGAGGGCCTCGTGGTCCGAGGCGGGCGAACCCTCGGTGAACGTGGCCCGGTCGAGACGCTCCTTGAGGGTGTCCTGCAGCCCGTGCTCCTTGGCCAGGTGCAGCAGCCGGTGCGCGTCGAAGGTGTTGCCCGGCCTCGCCAGGTCGAAGCGGAAGTCCAGGCCCTCCTCGGCGGCCGCCGCCGTCATCGTGTCGATCATCCCCTGGGCCTGCTCCGACGAGCTGCCGTACTTCTTCGCCAACCTCGCGACGTAGGACCCCTGCTGGGCGTCGCTGGGCCCGGCCGTCGGGTCCAGCTCGAAGCTGCGCCACACCAGCTCCACGTCCTCGGCGTGGGCGAAGCGGGCCAGCGCCGCCTCGAAGCGCCGCTTGCCGATGTAGCACCACGGGCAGACGACGTCGGACCAGATCTCGACCTTCATGCTCATGCCCGTGCCAACGCACGGGGCCGTCCGGGGCTTCCCGGCCGGCCCCCGCCGCACCCAGGACGTGGACGGGAGCACCACGGTGCCGGCGTCGTCGACGACCTCGAAACCGTCGGCGGCGGTGCGCAGGACCGAGGAGCTCCGGCCCGTGCGCCTGGTCCGCGGCCCGGACCCCGGGGTCCCCGGACAGTGCCGGGAGCGGGGTCTCGGTGGAGGTCACCCCAGCACCTGCGCACCCCGGGCCAGGAACGTCCACCCCGGCCGGCTGCGAGGATGGAGCGGTGACCACTGCCCTCTGGATCGTCCTCGCCGTCGTGCTCGTCCTGGCCGTGGCCCTCGCTGTCGGTCTCCTGCTGCGCCGTCGTCGCCGGGTCAGCCTCCACGCACCCACCACGCCGGCCGTCCCGCAGGGCTACCAGGCCGGGGGCGGGTTCAGCTTCAGCCAGGGGGGCGTCACGACCCCGGCTCCGCCCGTGCCCCTCACCCCGACGCCCCCGGTGGAGCGCACGGTCACCCCGACGCCCCCGGTGGAGCGCACGGTCACCCCGATGCCCCCGGTGGAGCGCACCGAGACCGACGGACAGCCCGGGGTGGGGGACGACGCCGCCGTCCCCCGCGACTCGCCCCAGCGTGGAATGGTCGATGTAGGCCTGCCCGAGGTCGACGACGAGCCGCCCACCCCCGCGGCCGTGCGCACCCCGCAGCCCCCCGCCCCGCCGGTGGTCGCCCTGCCCCCCGAGGTGCCCGCCGCCGACGAGGTGGCTCCGGAGCAGCCGGCCCCGGAGCCGCTCGCCGCTCCGCGGGACGAGATCGAGCCCACCGCAGGTCGGCTCGACCGGCTCCGCGGACGCCTCTCCCGCTCCCAGTCCGCCGTGGGTCAGAGCCTGCTCGGGCTGCTCGGCGCCGGCGACCTCGACGAGGACTCCTGGGAAGAGGTCGAGGACACCCTGCTCGTGGCCGACCTCGGCTCCGCCACCACCACCGCCGTCGTCACCCGGCTGCGCGAGGAGATCGCCCTGCGCAACGTGCGGACCTCCGAGCAGGCCCGGGCGCTGCTGCGCGAGGTCCTCGTGGCCGAGCTGCACCCGGAGATGGACCGCTCCATCGCCGCGCTGCCGCACGACGACCACCCGTCGGTGCTGCTCGTGGTCGGGGTCAACGGCACCGGCAAGACCACCACCACCGGCAAGCTCGCGCGGGTGCTGGTGGCCGACGGCCGACGCGTCCTGCTGGGTGCGGCCGACACCTTCCGCGCCGCCGCGGCCGAGCAGCTGCAGACCTGGGGTGAGCGGGCGGGTGCGGAGGTGGTGCGCGGCAAGGAGGGCGGCGACCCCGCCGCCGTGGCGTTCGACGCCGTCAGCCGCGGGACCGCCGACGGCGTCGACGTCGTGCTCATCGACACCGCGGGCCGGCTGCACACCAAGACCGGGCTGATGGACGAGCTGGGCAAGGTCAAGCGCGTGGTGGAGAAGAAGGCCGCCGTCGACGAGGTGCTGCTGGTGCTGGACGCGACCACCGGGCAGAACGGGCTCACCCAGGCCCGGGTGTTCTCCGAGGTCGTCCAGATCACGGGTGTGGTGCTGACCAAGCTGGACGGGACGGCCAAGGGCGGCATCGTCTTCCAGGTCCAGCGCGAGCTGGGCGTGCCCGTGAAGCTCGTCGGTCTCGGCGAGGGTCCGGACGACCTCGCCCCCTTCGAGCCGGGAGCCTTCATCGACGCGCTGCTGGGCTGAGCCGCTCGTGCGCGCCGCCGCCGGGTGACGTGGTGCGCACGCACGGGTCACGCGGTCGTAACACGGTCCGAGGGTTCGTTCACCTCGGCGAAACGACCGTGCGCCCTGGGCGAAACACGCAGTGCGGACCCTTCTCCCCGAGACGACGGCCACGGTCCCCCCGGCCGCGGCTGGACAGAGGAGGAGGCTCCACGTGGATTTCCCACTCATCGGTGCAGCGGACACGGGCGACACCGCCTGGATGTTGGCCAGCGCCGCACTGGTGCTGCTCATGACGCCGGGACTCGCGTTCTTCTACGGCGGCATGGTGCGCGCCAAGGGCGTGCTGAACATGATGATGATGAGCCTGTCCGCCATGGGCGTGGTGGGCCTGCTCTGGGTGCTGTTCGGGTTCTCGGTGGCCTTCGGCGAGGACAAGGGCAACTTCTTCGGCGACCCGACCCAGTACCTCGGCCTCAAGGGCCTGATCGGCGGCACGTACCTCGCCACGGCCGCGGTGCCGGCCGCTGACGGCGCCCCCGCCGTCGACGCCGTCGCCTCCGCCATCCCGCTCGCGGGCACCATCCCCGCTACCGTGTTCGTGGCCTTCCAGGCGATGTTCGCCATCATCACGGTGGCCCTGATCTCCGGCGCCATCGCCGACCGCATGCGCTTCGGCCCGTGGCTCGTCTTCGCCGGGCTGTGGGCGACCATCGTGTACTTCCCGGTGGCGCACTGGGTCTTCGCCTTCGACGGCGTCACCGCCACGGACGGCGGCTGGATCGCGACGAAGCTGAAGGCCATCGACTTCGCCGGCGGCACCGCGGTGCACATCAACGCGGGCGCCGCCGGGCTCGTCCTGGCGATCGTCCTCGGCAAGCGCCGCGGCTGGCCCAAGGAGCCGATGCGCCCGCACAACCTGCCCTTCGTCATGCTCGGAGCCGGTCTGCTGTGGTTCGGCTGGTACGGCTTCAACGCGGGCTCGGCCATCGGGTCCAACGGCATCGCCGGGGCCACGTTCATCACCACCACGGTGGCGACCTGCGCGGCCATGCTCGCCTGGCTGCTCACCGAGCGGCTGCGCGACGGTCACGCCACCAGCCTCGGCGCCGCGTCCGGGATCGTGGCCGGCCTGGTCGCCATCACCCCGTCCTGCTCGTCGGTGAACGTCTGGGGCGCCCTCGTCATCGGGGTGGTCGCCGGCGTCCTGTGCGCCCTGGCCGTGGGCCTGAAGTACCGCTTCGGCTTCGACGACTCGCTCGACGTCGTGGGGGTGCACCTCGTCGGCGGCATCATCGGCACCTTGATGGTCGGTCTCGTCGCGACGAAGGACGCCCCGGCCGCCGTCGACGGTCTGTTCTACGGCGGAGGTGTCGACCAGCTGTGGCGCCAGGCGGTGGGGGCCGGTGCGGTGCTGACCTACTCCCTCGTGGGTACTACCGTCATCGCCCTCGCCCTGAAGCACACGATCGGGCTGCGGCTCGACGACGAGTCGGAGGCCATGGGCATCGACGAGGCGGAACACGCCGAGACGGCGTACGACTTCGCCACCCTCGGTTCGCTCGGCCGCGGAGCCAGCTCGCACACCAGCAGCCACGCGCCGGCGGCAGCGCCCGCCGGCCGGGAAGGATGACCGACGTGAAGCTCATCACCGCCATCGTCAAGCCGTTCACCCTGGAGGACGTCAAGACCGCCCTCGAGCAGATGGGCGTGCTCGGCATGACCGTCAGCGAGGTCCAGGGATACGGACGCCAGAAGGGCCACACCGAGGTCTACCGCGGCGCCGAGTACTCGGTGGACTTCGTGCCCAAGGTGCGTGTCGAGGTCGTCGTCGACGAGTCAGTGGCGGACAAGGTGGTCGACGCCATCGTCGAGGCCGCACGGACGGGCAAGATCGGCGACGGCAAGGTCTGGGTGTCCCCGGTGGAGACCATCGTGCGCGTCCGCACGGGCGAGAGGGGAACGGATGCGCTCTGACCCCCCCGGGTCCGACGCGCCCGACCACTCGGGTGCGCCGTCGTCGGCTGAGCGATCAGCCGGGGACGGCGTGCCGGCCGTCGTCGGTCCGGGCACGGCGGCGGCCGACCTCGTGCGAGCTCGCACGCTGCTGCTGGAGTCCGGTGGCCGGGGCCGGGGCCGGGGCGGCGAGAAGCGGCTGGACGCCGAGTCCCTGCGCGACGCCCTCGTCGACCTCCACGAGTTCTGGCTGGGCACCCGTGCGCTGGAGCTCGGCATCACCGCCGGCAGCGGCATGGCCATCGTGGCCGTGGGGGGGCTCGGGCGTCGCGAGCTCCTGCCGCACTCCGACCTCGACCTGGTCCTGCTGCACGACGGCAAGCAGGGCTCCGGCCTGTCCGAGACCGCCGACGCCCTCTGGTACCCGCTGTGGGACGCCCACATCAAGCTCGACCACAGCGTGCGCACGCCCGACCAGGCCGTGAAGGTCGCCGCCGCGGACCTGACCGCTGCGCTCGGGCTGCTCGAGGCTCGGCACATCGCGGGAGACGCGGCGCTGTCCAGCACCCTCGTCACGGCCGTCCGGGCGCAGTGGCGCGCGCAGATCCGCGGCCGCTTCGACGAGCTCGCGGACCAGGCGGCCGACCGGTGGAGGCGCAGCGGGGAGATCGCCCACCGCATCGAGCCCGATCTCAAGCACGGCCGGGGTGGCCTGCGCGACCTGCAGCTGCTGGACGCGCTGGCCGCCGCCCAGCTCACCGACCGGATGCCCGGGTTCAGCCCGGACTCGCCCGGGGGCGGGCTCCCGGGCGCCCACAAGCACCTGCTGGACGTGCGCACCGAGCTGCACCGCGCCGCCGGTCGCGCGCGGGACGTGCTGCGGGCGCAGGACGCCGACGAGATCGGCGACGCGCTGCGACTGGGCGACCGGTTCGACCTCGCCCGGGTGCTGAGCGACTCCGCGCGGACCGTCAGCTACTCCGTCGACGTCGGCCTGCGCACCGCGCGCGCCGCCCTGCCCAAGCGCACCCTCTCCGCGCTGCGGCGCGGTCCGGTGCGCCGCCCGCTGGACGAGGGCGTCGTCGAGCACGCCGGCGAGGTGGTGCTGGCCCGGGACGCGCAGCCGGCGAGGGACCCGGCCCTGGTGCTGCGGGTGGCTGCCGCGTCGGCGCGCACCGGCCTCCCCATGTCCGCCGCCACGCTGGCCCGGCTGGCCGAGGCCGCCCCCGAGCTGCGCGAGCCGTGGCCGCGCGAGGCGCTCGACGAGCTGCTGGCCCTGCTGGGATCCGGTCGCCGGCTCATCGATGCCGTGGAGGCGCTGGACCGCACCGGGTTGTGGGGGCGCCTGCTGCCGGAGTGGGGTGCGGTGCGCGACCTCCCCCCGCGCGACGCCGCCCACACCTGGACCGTGGACCGCCACCTCGTCGAGGCCTGCGCCCACGCGGGCGCCCTCACCACCCGGGTGTCGCGACCGGACCTGCTGGTGCTCGGTGCGCTCGTGCACGACATCGGGAAGGGTCGGGGCGGGGACCACAGCGTCGTCGGCGCCGAGCTCGCCACCCAGATCGGCAACCGCCTGGGCCTGTGGCCCAGCGACGTGGCCCTGCTCAGCGCGATGGTGCGCCACCACCTGCTGCTGCCCGAGACGGCGACGCGTCGCGACCTCGACGATCCGGAGACCGTCGCGCGCGTGGTCGAGGCCGTCGGCGGGGACACGGTGCTGCTCGAGCTGCTGCACGCCCTGGCCGAGGCCGACTCGCTGGCCACCGGGCCCGGTGTGTGGGGGGACTGGAAGTCCTCGCTCATCAGCCAGCTCGTGATCCGGTGCCGCCTGCTCACCGCGGGGGAGGCCCTGCCCGGCCCGGAGGAGGTGGACCCCGCGCACCGTGCCCTGGCGGCCGACGGTGGGCTGCACGTGGAGCTCGCCCCGGGCACCGCGCGCGCGCCGATGACCGTGACGGTGATCGCCCCGGACGTTCCCGGGCTGCTCTCCCGGGCCGCGGGGGTGCTGGCGCTGCACTCCCTGCAGGTGCACTCCGCGTCGGTGCGCAGCCACGCGGGCTCGGCGGTCGACTCGTTCGTGGTCTCGCCGCGGTTCGGCGAGCCCCCGTCCGCCGCGCTGCTCCGCCAGGACCTGGGTCGCTCGCTGGCCGGGGAGCTCGACCTCGGCAGGCGGTTGGCCGAGAAGGAGAAGGCGTACGGCGAGAACGCGGTGCGCGAGCAGCGGGAGGGCCTCGCCCCGCCGCGCGTGCTGTGGGTGGAGGACTCGACCACCGCGTCGGTGGTGCTCGAGCTGCGGGCGGCCGACCGCACCGGGCTGCTGCACAGGGTGGCCGGGGCGCTCGAGGCGCAGGGTGCCACGGTCCGCTGGGCCCGGGTGGTCACCCTGGGTGCGTCGGTGGTGGACGTGTTCGCGCTGGACCTCGGCGGTCCGGCGACCCGGGCCCGGCGGCGCCAGCTCGAGGCCGCGGTGCTGGCCACGGTCGGCGGGGACTGACCGCGACCGCGCGACGTGGCGGCTCGTGAGTAGGAACCCCCACCCCGACCAGGGGGTCGTGCTCAGGTGCCCACCCCGCCCGGCGCGACAGGCTCGATCCGTGCCACGGGGCGGTCCGTCGGAGGGGTCGGACCGCCCCGGGCACCCAGCAGCACCCGGCCAGGCGCACCGCGCGACTAGGGTGAGCCGGTGTTCGAATCCCTCTCCGACCGGCTCGCAAGCACCCTCAAGGACCTCCGTGGCAAGGGACGGCTCTCCGACGCGGACGTCGACGCCACCTGCCGCGAGATCCGGCTGGCGCTGCTCGAGGCCGACGTCGCCCTGCCCGTGGTCCGTGCGTTCATCACCCGCATCAAGGACCGGGCCAAGGGCGCGGAGGTCTCCGGGGCGCTGAACCCGGCGCAGCAGGTCGTCAAGATCGTCAACGAGGAGCTCGTCGGCATCCTCGGCGGGGAGACTCGGCGCCTGACCTACGCCAAGACCGCGCCCACGGTGATCATGCTCGCAGGCCTGCAGGGCGCCGGCAAGACGACCCTGGCCGGCAAGCTCGCCGCCTGGTTGCGCAAGCAGGGCCACACCCCGGTCCTCGTGGCCTGCGACCTGCAGCGTCCCAACGCCGTGCAGCAGCTGCAGGTGGTCGGGGAGCGCGCGGGCGTGCCCGTCTTCGCCCCGGAGCCCGGCTCGGGAGTGGGTGACCCGGTCGACGTGGCGCGCCGCGGCATCGTGGAGGCACGCGCCCGCCAGCACGACGTCGTCATCGTCGACACCGCCGGTCGCCTGGGCATCGACACCGAGCTGATGCAGCAGGCCGCCGACATCCGGGACGCGGTCAGCCCCGACGAGATCCTGTTCGTCGTCGACGCGATGATCGGCCAGGATGCCGTGAACACCGCCACGGCGTTCCAGGAGGGCGTCGGCTTCACCGGGGTGGTGCTGACCAAGCTCGACGGCGACGCCCGTGGTGGTGCGGCGCTCAGCGTCCGCGAGGTCACCGGACGGCCGATCCTGTTCGCGTCCACGGGAGAGAAGCTCGAGGACTTCGACGTCTTCCACCCGGACCGGATGGCCAGCCGCATCCTGGGCATGGGTGACGTGCTGAGCCTCATCGAGCAGGCCGAGCAGGTCTTCGACGCCGACCAGGCCGAGGCCACCGCGGCCAAGATCGGCTCCGGCCAGCTGACCCTGGAGGACTTCCTCGAGCAGATGATGGCCGTGCGCCGGATGGGCCCGCTGGCCAACCTGCTGGGCATGCTGCCGGGTGCGGGCGCCATGAAGGAGCAGCTCGGCCAGGTCGACGAGAAGCAGCTCGACCGGGTGCAGGCCATCATCCGTGGCATGACACCGGCCGAGCGCGCCGACCCCAAGATCATCAACGCGTCGCGGCGGCTGCGGATCGCCACCGGATCCGGCGTCAAGGTCAGCGAGGTCAACCAGCTCGTCGACCGCTTCTTCGACGCGCGCAAGATGATGGCGCAGATGGCGGGACGCTTCGGCCTCCCCGGGGCGGGCAGCGCCACCCGGAAGGCGGTCAAGGGCAAGAAGGGCAAGAAGGGCAAGGGCTCCGGCCGCGGTCCCACTCCGCCCAAGAACCGTGGGGGGATGCCCGGCGGCTTCCCGGGCCTGGCCGGCATGCCGCCGGGGCTCGACCAGCTGCCCCCGGGCCTGGAGGGCTTCGACCCCTCCCAGCTCAAGCTGCCGAAGAAGTAGCGCGGTGACGGCGGCGGCTGCCCGCTACCACCTGCGCGGTACCGGCCTGCCCGACGGCGAGCCGGTCGAGCTGTGGGTGCACGACGGGGTGCTCAGCACGGAGCCGGTCGCCGACGCGGAGACGATCTGCGACGGCGGCTGGATCACCCCCGGCCTCGTCGACGCCCACTGCCACGTCGGCCTCGGACCGCACGGGCCGACCGACCTGGCCGAGGCGCTCGTCCAGGCGGAGGCCGAGCGCGACGCCGGGGCGCTGCTGCTGCGCGACGCCGGATCGCCGGTGGACACCCGGTCCTTCGACGACCACCTCGACCTGCCGCGGATCATCCGGGCCGGCCGTCACCTGGCCCGGCCCAAGCGCTACATCTCCACCCTGGCCCTGGAGCTCGAGGACGAGTCCGAGCTGCCCGGCGCGGTCCTGGAGCAGGCCGCCCGGGGTGACGGCTGGGTGAAGCTGGTGGGCGACTGGATCGACCGCGCCACCGGCGACCTCGCGCCGCTGTGGAGCGACGCGGTGCTCGTCGAGGCCGTCGCGGCCGCGCACTCGGTCGGTGCGCGGGTCACGGCGCACGTGTTCGGCGAGGACGCGCTGCCCGGGCTGGTGCGTGCGGGGATCGACTGCCTGGAGCACGGGACCGGGCTCACCGAGGACACCGTCGCGCTGGTGGCCGAGCACGGGACCACGCTCGTGCCCACCCTGATCAACATCGAGAACTTCCCCTCCATCGCCGACGGCGCGAGCCGCTACCCGGTGTACGCCGCGCACATGCGTGACCTGCACGCCCGGGTCGGGTCCACCGTCGCGGCGGCGCTGGAGGCCGGGATCACCGTCTACGCGGGCACCGACGCCGGCGGCGGCATCCGGCACGGACGGATCGTCGACGAGGTGGAGTCCCTGGTCGCGGTCGGCATGAGCAGGCACGATGCTCTCGGGGCGGCCTGCTGGGACGCACGCACCTGGCTCGGGCACCCGGGCCTGGCGCACGGGGCGTCGGCCGACCTGCTGGTGCACGAGCAGGACCCGCGGACCTCCGCGGCCGTGCTGCGGACGCCCCGGCACGTGCTGCTGCGGGGGCGTCGGGTCGGCCGGTAGCCGCTCGGCGGGCACCGTCGGAGGAGGTCTCGCCTGCGGCGTCGGGACACCACGCACGGCAGGGTCGTGCGTCAGGGGAAGGGACGTCGTGACCGGAGGATGGCCACCGCGGTGGGGGGAGGACCTCGTGCTCGCGCCGCACCTGCTCACCCGCACCGACCCTGGCGTGCACGTCCGCGGGCGGGGTTCGTCGCGGCCGGGTTTCTTCCCACCCGCCTCATCTGGCACCATGGGACGGTCACCCACCAAGGGCGG contains these protein-coding regions:
- a CDS encoding DsbA family oxidoreductase, which translates into the protein MKVEIWSDVVCPWCYIGKRRFEAALARFAHAEDVELVWRSFELDPTAGPSDAQQGSYVARLAKKYGSSSEQAQGMIDTMTAAAAEEGLDFRFDLARPGNTFDAHRLLHLAKEHGLQDTLKERLDRATFTEGSPASDHEALRSLALEVGLPQERVEAVLGSDEFAADVRADEDQAHAYGISGVPFFVIEGKYGISGAQPADTVLQALEQAWSERSPLTLVTPAGGAAPGCEGDSCAV
- the ffh gene encoding signal recognition particle protein, with product MFESLSDRLASTLKDLRGKGRLSDADVDATCREIRLALLEADVALPVVRAFITRIKDRAKGAEVSGALNPAQQVVKIVNEELVGILGGETRRLTYAKTAPTVIMLAGLQGAGKTTLAGKLAAWLRKQGHTPVLVACDLQRPNAVQQLQVVGERAGVPVFAPEPGSGVGDPVDVARRGIVEARARQHDVVIVDTAGRLGIDTELMQQAADIRDAVSPDEILFVVDAMIGQDAVNTATAFQEGVGFTGVVLTKLDGDARGGAALSVREVTGRPILFASTGEKLEDFDVFHPDRMASRILGMGDVLSLIEQAEQVFDADQAEATAAKIGSGQLTLEDFLEQMMAVRRMGPLANLLGMLPGAGAMKEQLGQVDEKQLDRVQAIIRGMTPAERADPKIINASRRLRIATGSGVKVSEVNQLVDRFFDARKMMAQMAGRFGLPGAGSATRKAVKGKKGKKGKGSGRGPTPPKNRGGMPGGFPGLAGMPPGLDQLPPGLEGFDPSQLKLPKK
- the ftsY gene encoding signal recognition particle-docking protein FtsY yields the protein MTTALWIVLAVVLVLAVALAVGLLLRRRRRVSLHAPTTPAVPQGYQAGGGFSFSQGGVTTPAPPVPLTPTPPVERTVTPTPPVERTVTPMPPVERTETDGQPGVGDDAAVPRDSPQRGMVDVGLPEVDDEPPTPAAVRTPQPPAPPVVALPPEVPAADEVAPEQPAPEPLAAPRDEIEPTAGRLDRLRGRLSRSQSAVGQSLLGLLGAGDLDEDSWEEVEDTLLVADLGSATTTAVVTRLREEIALRNVRTSEQARALLREVLVAELHPEMDRSIAALPHDDHPSVLLVVGVNGTGKTTTTGKLARVLVADGRRVLLGAADTFRAAAAEQLQTWGERAGAEVVRGKEGGDPAAVAFDAVSRGTADGVDVVLIDTAGRLHTKTGLMDELGKVKRVVEKKAAVDEVLLVLDATTGQNGLTQARVFSEVVQITGVVLTKLDGTAKGGIVFQVQRELGVPVKLVGLGEGPDDLAPFEPGAFIDALLG
- a CDS encoding ammonium transporter, encoding MLASAALVLLMTPGLAFFYGGMVRAKGVLNMMMMSLSAMGVVGLLWVLFGFSVAFGEDKGNFFGDPTQYLGLKGLIGGTYLATAAVPAADGAPAVDAVASAIPLAGTIPATVFVAFQAMFAIITVALISGAIADRMRFGPWLVFAGLWATIVYFPVAHWVFAFDGVTATDGGWIATKLKAIDFAGGTAVHINAGAAGLVLAIVLGKRRGWPKEPMRPHNLPFVMLGAGLLWFGWYGFNAGSAIGSNGIAGATFITTTVATCAAMLAWLLTERLRDGHATSLGAASGIVAGLVAITPSCSSVNVWGALVIGVVAGVLCALAVGLKYRFGFDDSLDVVGVHLVGGIIGTLMVGLVATKDAPAAVDGLFYGGGVDQLWRQAVGAGAVLTYSLVGTTVIALALKHTIGLRLDDESEAMGIDEAEHAETAYDFATLGSLGRGASSHTSSHAPAAAPAGREG
- a CDS encoding amidohydrolase family protein; amino-acid sequence: MTAAAARYHLRGTGLPDGEPVELWVHDGVLSTEPVADAETICDGGWITPGLVDAHCHVGLGPHGPTDLAEALVQAEAERDAGALLLRDAGSPVDTRSFDDHLDLPRIIRAGRHLARPKRYISTLALELEDESELPGAVLEQAARGDGWVKLVGDWIDRATGDLAPLWSDAVLVEAVAAAHSVGARVTAHVFGEDALPGLVRAGIDCLEHGTGLTEDTVALVAEHGTTLVPTLINIENFPSIADGASRYPVYAAHMRDLHARVGSTVAAALEAGITVYAGTDAGGGIRHGRIVDEVESLVAVGMSRHDALGAACWDARTWLGHPGLAHGASADLLVHEQDPRTSAAVLRTPRHVLLRGRRVGR
- a CDS encoding [protein-PII] uridylyltransferase gives rise to the protein MRSDPPGSDAPDHSGAPSSAERSAGDGVPAVVGPGTAAADLVRARTLLLESGGRGRGRGGEKRLDAESLRDALVDLHEFWLGTRALELGITAGSGMAIVAVGGLGRRELLPHSDLDLVLLHDGKQGSGLSETADALWYPLWDAHIKLDHSVRTPDQAVKVAAADLTAALGLLEARHIAGDAALSSTLVTAVRAQWRAQIRGRFDELADQAADRWRRSGEIAHRIEPDLKHGRGGLRDLQLLDALAAAQLTDRMPGFSPDSPGGGLPGAHKHLLDVRTELHRAAGRARDVLRAQDADEIGDALRLGDRFDLARVLSDSARTVSYSVDVGLRTARAALPKRTLSALRRGPVRRPLDEGVVEHAGEVVLARDAQPARDPALVLRVAAASARTGLPMSAATLARLAEAAPELREPWPREALDELLALLGSGRRLIDAVEALDRTGLWGRLLPEWGAVRDLPPRDAAHTWTVDRHLVEACAHAGALTTRVSRPDLLVLGALVHDIGKGRGGDHSVVGAELATQIGNRLGLWPSDVALLSAMVRHHLLLPETATRRDLDDPETVARVVEAVGGDTVLLELLHALAEADSLATGPGVWGDWKSSLISQLVIRCRLLTAGEALPGPEEVDPAHRALAADGGLHVELAPGTARAPMTVTVIAPDVPGLLSRAAGVLALHSLQVHSASVRSHAGSAVDSFVVSPRFGEPPSAALLRQDLGRSLAGELDLGRRLAEKEKAYGENAVREQREGLAPPRVLWVEDSTTASVVLELRAADRTGLLHRVAGALEAQGATVRWARVVTLGASVVDVFALDLGGPATRARRRQLEAAVLATVGGD
- a CDS encoding P-II family nitrogen regulator, whose protein sequence is MKLITAIVKPFTLEDVKTALEQMGVLGMTVSEVQGYGRQKGHTEVYRGAEYSVDFVPKVRVEVVVDESVADKVVDAIVEAARTGKIGDGKVWVSPVETIVRVRTGERGTDAL